A stretch of Vigna radiata var. radiata cultivar VC1973A unplaced genomic scaffold, Vradiata_ver6 scaffold_170, whole genome shotgun sequence DNA encodes these proteins:
- the LOC106780288 gene encoding uncharacterized protein LOC106780288, with protein MRPQDVPEDQVILRIFPYSLEDAAREWMYCLAPRSITSWDDMKSLDRSMIDVAGGGALEATTPTEARNLIEKMASNSQQFGTKSDTIVVKGVHDIATQSSSSDDRKLESKLDSLVSLVSQMASNQRLASPSKFVARHCGICFSYEHYTYECPTLQ; from the exons ATGAGGCCTCAAGATGTTCCTGAGGACCAAGTCATCTTAAGGATATTTCCTTATTCACTAGAAGATGCAGCAAGGGAGTGGATGTACTGTTTAGCACCTAGATCCATCACCAGCTGGGATGAtatgaagag CTTGGATAGGAGTATGATTGATGTTGCCGGTGGTGGAGCACTAGAAGCTACGACTCCTACTGAAGCCAGGAacttgattgagaagatggcttccaactcccagcagtttgGCACCAAGAGTGATACTATTGTGGTGAAGGGAGTACATGATATTGCTACCCAGTCTTCATCATCTGACgataggaaattggaaagcaagctcgATTCTCTTGTGAGTTTGGTGTCACAGATGGCTTCAAATCAGAGACTAGCATCTCCATCTAAATTTGTTGCACGACATTGTGGTATATGTTTCTCCTATGAGCACTATACATATGAATGTCCTACTTTGCAGTAA